The Thermoanaerobaculia bacterium DNA window AGCCAGCGGACGCTCCTCGAGCTCCTGAAGCGCCGCGGCGAGGCCACGCTCGCCGAGCTCGAGACCGGAATCGAAGTGGCGCGCGAGACGGTGAGGAGTCATCTCGAATCGCTCGCCGCACAACAGCTGATCGAACGCTCCGGCGTGCGCCGCCGGGGCCCCGGCCGCCCGCACGTGCTCTATCGGTTGAGCGCGCAGGGCGAGGCGCTCTTTCCGCGTCGCGAGGGCGAGATGCTGGCCGAGCTCGCCCGCTACCTCCTCAGGAGCGAGCACCCGGAACGGTTGGAGGAGTTCTTCGTCGCTCGCACCGACGCCAAGCGAGCAATCCTCGCGGGTCCCCTGAAGGTCCTGGGCGCAGGCGAGCGTCTGAATGAGATCGCTCGTTCGATGTCGCAGGAAGGATTCCTCGCCGAGGCGGCGCTCGAGGGCGGCGAGCCGATCCGGCTTCGTCTCTGCCACTGCCCGCTTCGCGACCTGGTCGCCGTCACGCATCTTCCCTGCCGGGCCGAGATGAAGCTGGTCGAAGAGCTCCTGGGAAGACCGCTCGTGCGCACCCAGTTCATGCCGGACGGCGACACCTCGTGTACTTACGCCGTCGCTGCCGCGCCGCGCCCCAAGCGCCAACCCGCATCCGCCTCCGGCCGGATCCACCCCGTCACCACCTGAACCTTCCGCACCAGAGGAGTCACTGCCATGGAAATCACTCCGCAATCGCGTGTCGGCGAGATCGCCGCCAGCTTCCCCCTCGCCACCCGCGTCTTCGCTCGTCACCGCATCGACTTCTGCTGCGGCGGCGGCATCCCCCTCGTCGAGGTTTGCGCGCGGCGCGGTCTCGACCCCGAGGCCGTCGTCGCCGAGATCGCTGCGGCCTTGGCCGCTACCCCCGCTCCCGGCGCCGACTGGAACGAGGCGCCGCTCGACGAGCTCGTGCAGCACCTCCTCACCGCCTACCACGCACCTCTGCGCGAGGAGCTGCCGCGCCTCGAAGCCATGGTGCGCAAGGTCGCCAGTGTCCACGGCGAGCGCGAGCCGGTGCGGCTGCCCGCGCTCCAGGCAGCCTTTCTGGCACTCGAAGCCGACCTCACGCAGCACATGGACAGCGAGGAGGCGGAGCTCTTTCCGCCGATTCTCGAGCGTGGCGTCGAAGCCGCCCCGGCGGTCGCCTCGTTCCGCGACGACCATACGGAAGTGGGTCGCCTGCTGGGGGAGATTCGCGCTTTGACCGACGACTTCCGCCTTCCCGACGGCGCCTGCAACACCTGGAGCGCGCTCTGGCACGGGTTGGAGGCGCTCGAGACCGATCTCCATCACCACATTCACCTCGAGAACAACGTTCTCTTCCCCCGGCTCGCGGCCGCCTGAACCCGGGACCCGCGCAATGCCCCACACCATCACCGAGCCGTGCATCGGCGTCAAGGACACCGCCTGCGTCGACGTCTGTCCGGTCGACTGCATCTACGGCAAAGGCGAAGATCTCGAGATGCTCTTCATCCATCCCGAGGAGTGCATCGACTGCGGCCTCTGCGTCGACGCCTGCCCGGTGCAGGCGATCTTCCCAGAGGAGGAAGTGCCGGCAAAGTGGCGGAGCTTCATCTCCCAGAACTACGGGCACTTCGGTTTGACTCGCCCCTGACGGCCCGCGAGGGCGGAAGATCGAACCGGGCGCGGTGGTGCTCGGGTCTCCGCCCAGAATGCAAATTTCGGAGGAGAAGCCGTTGAACATCCTTTGTGCGCTGTTGGGAGAACACGGGGCACTGCTCCATCAGCTCGAAGTGCTGCGACTGACCGCGCCTAAGTATTCGGAAGAGAAGCTCGGCGCCGCGACCTTTGCGCTCGCCGAGGCGATCGAGAACCATGCCGGTCTCGAGGACGAATTGCTGTTCGAAGCCCTCGTCGCGAGCGGTCGAATGCCGGCCGGACCGGTCGAGGCGATGCGCTCCGAGCACCGGGCGATCGAGTCGCTGCTCGGGCAGATCCTCGCGCCCGCAGGAGAGGCAGGTCGCCCGGATCCGCAACGTACGGTGCTCCGCCTCGTGGAGACCGTGCGTCACCATTTCGGACACGAGGAGCACGCCCTGTTCCCGATGGCGAGCCAGATCCTCACGTCCGCCCAGCTGGAGGAGCTCGGATCGCGCTGGGCGCAGAGGCGAGGCGTCGAAATTGGAGCACTCCTGGCGAAGTGAACCGATGAGGTCGTTCGCGCGAGGATCACGCGTACTTCGGCGAGCTGGCCAACATCTGACCACCGGAGCGTGAAGGAAGCGTGGATGGCACGGGGAGCGAGCCCCTACCTCGCGACGTCGGACGCACGACCGATCTCGCCGCGAGCCTCCAAACGCGCGAGCAGCAGACAGAAGTACAGCATGCCGCACTGCGATCCCAGCCGTTCGACCACGGGCCCGACGTTCACGCTCTCACCCGCGACGAGCGCGAGATTCGCGGCGACGCTGCTGTCGTTGCCGGGGAAGATATCCAGTCGGCCGAGCCCGCGCAGCAAAATCACCGCAGCCGTCCATGGCCCGACGCCCTTGATGCCGCGGAGTAGAAGGGAGGCATCGACGCTCGAACGCTCCTCCAGCATCGCCTCGCTGATTGCCCCGGTAACGATCGCTTCTCCTACGCGCCGAAGGGTCGTGAGTTTCCTGGCGCTCAGGCCCGCGGCGCGGACCACGCCATCGTCGGCAGCGAGGAATCCCTCCACGCTCGGAAACACGGCGAGAGGCACGCCGTCGTAAGCGACCTTCGTGCTGAGGGCGAGAATCAGACGGCGCATGATCGCGCTCGCCGCATGGAGACTGACTTGCTGAAATAGAACCGCGTTGGCGCACGCCTCGAACAGTGCGGGATACCGTGGCGGCCTGAGGCCGCGCATGCTTCGAGCAAGCCGAACCAGCCAGGGGATCGCCCGCGCATGCCGATAAAAATCCGCAAGATCGCGGTCGAGGCCGAGTATCCGGCGCACGCTCGCGAGCGCCCGCCTGGTATCTCCGGCGCTCCCGCTTACGGAGACCACCAGCGCATCGGCGCGCCGCTGCGTGACACTCACGATGACTGGCCCGGCCAGACCCTCGAGCGCGCGCAGATAGCGGCCGTCTGATGTGTAGACGTCCACCAGGTTCGTTTTCATGCGGCGAAGCGCGCTTACCGTAAGGTCGAGCCGATACGGCGTAACGACCGGAATTTCATGCATCGTGACGTGCGGCGCTTGATGCGGTCGTGGGACGGGTGGCGTGCGGCCCTCCAAGTTGGCGTCTGCGCTCCGCAGCCTTAAGATTCAGGTCAGCGGTATTGCAGCCCGTCGACACGGCGGGCGACGGGGCTGCCCCAAGCTACCACGGGTCACGGGCGCGAGGAGGCCGATGACGACGAAACGGTTCAAGCGTGGAGATCACGTCTCGTGGAATTCAGAAGCGGGTCGAGTGCGTGGCAAGATAAATCGCATCATCACGTCGCCCATGAAGTTCAAGGGCTATACCGTCCACGCGAGCAGAGACGAGCCGCAGTACGAGATCCAGAGTGACACGACGGATCACATCGCGATGCACAAAGGATCGGCACTCACGAAGCTCCGGAGATGAACCACCAGGCGGGCGATGCCATTTTCACCATCGGCCACTCCACGCGAACTCTCGCCGCATTCGTGGCGCTCTTGCAGCAGGTTGACGTCACGCTGCTCGTGGACGTGCGGTCGATTCCGCGCTCGCGGACAACGCCACAGTTCAACGGGGACACGCTGCCGGATTCCCTCGCCGTCCACGGCATCGGCTACCGGCAGCTGCGCTCGCTCGGTGGCCGGCGTCATCATCGTAAAGGCGCGCCACCCTCGCACAATTTGTACTGGCGCGTCGCGGCGTTCCGGAATTACGCTGACTACGCCGAGACCGAGCCATTCCGCGCCGGCCTTGATGCGCTGCGCGCGTTCGCTCGCGAGGAGCGGTGCGCGATCATGTGCGCCGAGGCCGTGTGGTGGCGCTGTCATCGCCGGATCATCACGGATTATCTCTTGGCTGGCGGGGTGCGCGTCGAGCACATCATGGGAGCTGGCCAAGTTGTCCGGGCGACGCTCACGCCCGGTGTGCGAGCCACGGCCGACGAGAAGTTGACCTATCCGGCGCCGGAGGAGAGTCCCCCTAGCGGTGCGACCGCCATGCCCTCCGGTCCCTAGTGGCTGAGCTCCGGCTTGTAGCTGCCGGGCACCGTCCTGAAGGCGATCGCCAGGCGGTTCCAGCCGTTGATCGCGACGATCGCCAGCGTGAGGTCTACCAGCTCCTTCTCGCCGAAGTGTCGCCGCGCCAGCTCGTACACCTCGTCGGGCACGCGGGTCTCACCGACTAAAGTCACCGCCTCGGTCCAGGCCAGCGCCGCCCGCTCGCGCTCGCTGAAGAACGGCGCGTCGTGCCACGCGGCGATCGCATAGAGGCGCTGCTCCTTTTCCCCTGCGGCCCGCGCGTCCTTCGTATGCATGTCGAGACAGTAGGCGCACCCGTTGACCTGGCTCGCCCGCACCTTCACGAGCTCGATCAGGCTGGTCTCGAGCCCTGATCCGTGGACATAACTCTCGAGGCCGCGCATCGCGGTGACGCCGTCGGGTGCGGCTTTGGCATATTCGATTCTCGGTTTCATAGCCGTCTCCGATTCACTCGCGTGCGCTCGTCGAGGGTGGCTGTTCTGCTTCTTTCCCGGCTTCCTCGGGGCGGGCCCCCGCTTGCAGTGCCGCCTGCGCCTCCAGGGCCTTCAACCGGGTTCGTAGCAGCTTCTCGCGGCCGTAGCGCTCTGTCACGTCGCGGAGCACCGCCACCACCCACTCGATCTGGCCGCCGGCGCCTTTCAGCAGCTGGATCGAGAACTCGATGGAGATCTGCCGGCCATCCTTGTGGAGCGCCGGCACGGCGAGCATCTGGCCCTCGCCGTAGCGGGTGACGCCGGTCCGCAGGGTCGCCTCCCAGCCGGTCCAGTGCCGAACGCGGAGCCGCTCGGGAATGATGAGATCCATGGAAGCTCCGAGCGCCTCGGTGGCGCTGAAGCCGAAGACTCGCTCCGCGGCGGCGTTCCAGTATCGCACCGTGCCCTTGGGATCGCAGATCAGGATCGCGTCGGGCGAGCCGCCCAGGACGCGGGAGGGCAGATCGTCAGGGAGCGCCGGCATCNNNNNNNNNNNNNNNNNNNNNNNNNNNNNNNNNNNNNNNNNNNNNNNNNNNNNNNNNNNNNNNNNNNNNNNNNNNNNNNNNNNNNNNNNNNNNNNNNNNNGAAGCCGAAGACTCGCTCCGCGGCGGCGTTCCAGTATCGCACCGTGCCCTTGGGATCGCAGATCAGGATCGCGTCGGGCGAGCCGCCCAGGACGCGGGAGGGCAGATCGTCAGGGAGCGCCGGCATCCAGCTCCCAGTGGGCAGCGGCGCCTTATCCGGAGCGGTTCGTCGGCGCCGGTCCGCGGTGCCGTCGGAGTAGAGGCTAGCGGCGCCGCCTTCGTTTTCCCAGCGCTCGATCGCGATCCGGAGGGGCAGTAGTGCGTCGTGGGCGCCGAGCCCGGAACCAAGCTGAGTATCCACGATGGAAGCCTACTCTTGACTCGAAAGTGTTGTCAATATTATTATGATGTTAATCATGATATCTACCGTCAGTTTCCCTCGAAAGGCAACTCTTTGGGCTGCCGCCACCGACTCTCCGGTGCCTGCAAACCGGGAAGAGCTGGCGCGCTGGTACGGGCTCATGCACCTCGCCCGGTTGCTCGACGACAAGGCCCCGAACTACCTCAAACAGAGCCTCGGCTGGTCGTATCACGCGCCCTGTGCCGGGCACGACGGCATCCAGATCGCCCTCGGAGTCACCTTCCGCCCCGGCCACGACTATCTCTTTCCGTACTACCGCGACCTCGCGACCTGTCTTGCCGCCGGGCTCTCCGCGGAGGAGATCCTGCTCAACGGGATGTCCAAGCGCGACGACGTCGCATCGGGCGGCCGACACATGTCGAACCACTTCGCGAAGCCGGCGATCCACGTCCAGAACGTCTCGTCTGCCGTTGCAAACCACGCGCAGCATGCTGCAGGCCTGGCCCGGGCGGTGAAGACTTACGGAGCGGACGCGGTGGTCTACTGTTCCCTGGGTGAGTCGTCCACTTCGGAAGGCTATTTCTACGAGGCCGTCAATGGTGCCTCGCGCGAGAAGCTTCCGGTCATCTTCGTGGTGCAAGACAACGGCTACGGTATCTCCGTGCCGAAGAGCGACCAGACCGCAAACCGCTTCGCGTCGGACAACTTCTCGGGCTTTCGCAACCTGGAGATCCTGCACTGCGACGGCACGGACCTATTCGACTCGCTGCGCGCCTTGCGCGCGGCGGTGAAGTTCGTGG harbors:
- a CDS encoding DeoR family transcriptional regulator produces the protein SQRTLLELLKRRGEATLAELETGIEVARETVRSHLESLAAQQLIERSGVRRRGPGRPHVLYRLSAQGEALFPRREGEMLAELARYLLRSEHPERLEEFFVARTDAKRAILAGPLKVLGAGERLNEIARSMSQEGFLAEAALEGGEPIRLRLCHCPLRDLVAVTHLPCRAEMKLVEELLGRPLVRTQFMPDGDTSCTYAVAAAPRPKRQPASASGRIHPVTT
- a CDS encoding hemerythrin domain-containing protein — encoded protein: MNILCALLGEHGALLHQLEVLRLTAPKYSEEKLGAATFALAEAIENHAGLEDELLFEALVASGRMPAGPVEAMRSEHRAIESLLGQILAPAGEAGRPDPQRTVLRLVETVRHHFGHEEHALFPMASQILTSAQLEELGSRWAQRRGVEIGALLAK
- a CDS encoding DNA-3-methyladenine glycosylase 2 family protein, which produces MKTNLVDVYTSDGRYLRALEGLAGPVIVSVTQRRADALVVSVSGSAGDTRRALASVRRILGLDRDLADFYRHARAIPWLVRLARSMRGLRPPRYPALFEACANAVLFQQVSLHAASAIMRRLILALSTKVAYDGVPLAVFPSVEGFLAADDGVVRAAGLSARKLTTLRRVGEAIVTGAISEAMLEERSSVDASLLLRGIKGVGPWTAAVILLRGLGRLDIFPGNDSSVAANLALVAGESVNVGPVVERLGSQCGMLYFCLLLARLEARGEIGRASDVAR
- a CDS encoding ferredoxin family protein; the encoded protein is MPHTITEPCIGVKDTACVDVCPVDCIYGKGEDLEMLFIHPEECIDCGLCVDACPVQAIFPEEEVPAKWRSFISQNYGHFGLTRP
- a CDS encoding carboxymuconolactone decarboxylase family protein, producing the protein MKPRIEYAKAAPDGVTAMRGLESYVHGSGLETSLIELVKVRASQVNGCAYCLDMHTKDARAAGEKEQRLYAIAAWHDAPFFSERERAALAWTEAVTLVGETRVPDEVYELARRHFGEKELVDLTLAIVAINGWNRLAIAFRTVPGSYKPELSH
- a CDS encoding PAS domain-containing protein, which codes for MPALPDDLPSRVLGGSPDAILICDPKGTVRYWNAAAERVFGF
- a CDS encoding PAS domain-containing protein — protein: MPALPDDLPSRVLGGSPDAILICDPKGTVRYWNAAAERVFGFSATEALGASMDLIIPERLRVRHWTGWEATLRTGVTRYGEGQMLAVPALHKDGRQISIEFSIQLLKGAGGQIEWVVAVLRDVTERYGREKLLRTRLKALEAQAALQAGARPEEAGKEAEQPPSTSARE
- a CDS encoding DUF2945 domain-containing protein, which produces MTTKRFKRGDHVSWNSEAGRVRGKINRIITSPMKFKGYTVHASRDEPQYEIQSDTTDHIAMHKGSALTKLRR
- the ric gene encoding iron-sulfur cluster repair di-iron protein, encoding MEITPQSRVGEIAASFPLATRVFARHRIDFCCGGGIPLVEVCARRGLDPEAVVAEIAAALAATPAPGADWNEAPLDELVQHLLTAYHAPLREELPRLEAMVRKVASVHGEREPVRLPALQAAFLALEADLTQHMDSEEAELFPPILERGVEAAPAVASFRDDHTEVGRLLGEIRALTDDFRLPDGACNTWSALWHGLEALETDLHHHIHLENNVLFPRLAAA
- a CDS encoding DUF488 domain-containing protein encodes the protein MNHQAGDAIFTIGHSTRTLAAFVALLQQVDVTLLVDVRSIPRSRTTPQFNGDTLPDSLAVHGIGYRQLRSLGGRRHHRKGAPPSHNLYWRVAAFRNYADYAETEPFRAGLDALRAFAREERCAIMCAEAVWWRCHRRIITDYLLAGGVRVEHIMGAGQVVRATLTPGVRATADEKLTYPAPEESPPSGATAMPSGP